The following are encoded in a window of Esox lucius isolate fEsoLuc1 chromosome 14, fEsoLuc1.pri, whole genome shotgun sequence genomic DNA:
- the cdc26 gene encoding anaphase-promoting complex subunit CDC26: MLRRKPTRLELKLDDTEEFESVKKELESRKKQRDDVDVVGVATSSDMVGASGGTGDGKTREQMINERIGYKPHPKPNTLPSLFGNLQF, translated from the exons ATGCTGCGTAGAAAACCTACTCGTCTGGAGCTGAAATTGGATGACACTGAAGAGTTTGAAAGTGTCAAGAAAGAACTAGAG AGTCGAAAAAAACAGAGAGATGATGTAGATGTTGTTGGTGTGGCAACATCGAGTGACATGGTCGGGGCTTCGGGTGGAACAGGGGATGGAAAAACACGGGAGCAGATGATTAACGAAAGAATAGGATATAAGCCACATCCTAAACCAAACACCTTACCTTCACTTTTTGGAAACCTGCAGTTTTAA
- the slc31a1 gene encoding high affinity copper uptake protein 1: MDHSHHDHSNMAPTLVPLMATDSHGDNGGHGGGVHMMMQMTFYFGYKNVELLFAGLVINTPGEMVGACIGCFLLAVIYEGLKIGREFLLRRNQVNVRYNSMPVPGADGTMLMETHKTVGQRMLSLAHLLQTFLHVIQVVVSYFLMLVFMTYNAYLCIAVAAGAGVGYFLFSWKKAVVVDITEHCH; the protein is encoded by the exons ATGGACCACTCGCACCATGATCACAGCAACATGGCTCCCACCTTGGTTCCTCTCATGGCGACAGACTCTCACGGGGATAACGGAGGACATGGAGGAGGGGTCCACATGATGATG CAAATGACATTCTACTTTGGATACAAAAATGTGGAGCTACTGTTTGCAGGACTTGTTATCAACACACCTGGAG AGATGGTAGGGGCCTGCATAGGTTGTTTCCTGCTGGCTGTGATTTATGAGGGCCTGAAAATCGGCAGGGAGTTCCTGCTGAGGAGGAACCAGGTCAATGTACGCTACAACTCTATGCCTGTCCCAGGAGCAGATGGCACCATGCTCATGGAGACCCACAAGACTGTTGG CCAGCGGATGCTGAGTCTGGCCCACCTCTTGCAGACGTTCTTACACGTCATCCAGGTGGTGGTCAGTTACTTCCTCATGTTGGTTTTTATGACCTACAACGCTTACCTGTGCATCGCCGTGGCGGCTGGAGCAGGGGTGGGATACTTCTTATTCAGCTGGAAAAAAGCTGTGGTCGTCGACATAACTGAACACTGTCACTAA
- the atp6v1g1 gene encoding V-type proton ATPase subunit G 1 (The RefSeq protein has 1 substitution compared to this genomic sequence), which translates to MASQSQGIQQLLQAEKRAAEKDAEARKRKNKRLKQAKEEAQAEIEQYRMQREKEFKTKEAAALGSHGNSAVEVDKETVGKMGSIQTSYQQNREAVLGNLLKMVCDIKPEIHVNYRFAG; encoded by the exons ATGGCAAGCCAGTCCCAGGGTATTCAGCAGTTATTGCAAGCCGAAAAACGTGCTGCGGAAAAGGTTGCAGAAGCCCGCAAAC GTAAGAACAAGCGGCTGAAGCAGGCCAAGGAAGAAGCCCAGGCAGAGATTGAGCAGTACCGTATGCAAAGGGAGAAGGAGTTTAAAACAAAGGAAGCTGCA GCTCTAGGATCCCATGGTAACTCTGCTGTGGAGGTGGACAAAGAGACCGTGGGCAAGATGGGCAGCATTCAGACCAGTTACCAGCAGAACCGGGAAGCTGTGCTCGGAAACCTACTGAAGATGGTTTGTGACATTAAGCCAGAGATTCATGTCAATTACCGTTTTGCTGGTTAG
- the LOC105015131 gene encoding 3-hydroxy-3-methylglutaryl-coenzyme A reductase, with amino-acid sequence MLSGVFRLHGLVVASHPWEVIVGTIALTVCLMSMNNLVTSDQICSWSHGCPKLQERILNSDIIFLTVTRCMAIVYIYFQFQNLRQLGSKYILGIAGLFTVFSSFVFSTVVIHFLGKELTGLNEALPFFLLLIDLSKACALAKFALSSNSQEEVRENISRGMAILGPTFTLDALVECLVIGVGTMSGVRQLEMMCCFGCMSVLANYFVFMTFFPACVSLVLELSRENREGRPVWQLSHFAHVLAEEEDKKPNPVTQRVKIIMSLGLVLVHAHSRLASEQPGQNRTVHGSSGVLTLNGPMSQRMEQEYAVWPLTSMDLEQVITLGLALLLAVKYVFFEPPETELSLSLKSPTTTSISAHALSNRRPEEFCQREHELSKPIPWTSCNPNTCPGSDSEPDSNTFLKEERDEVIHPSMAPILGDMSPPPLSTPSPDPCTPVPDPSSQPRSIDQCLSILRNPEFGASFLSNAEVVELVKSRNILSYNLEAVMETPERGVAIRREILSPKLPSCSALASLPYKDYDYTKVLGTCCENVIGYIPVPVGVAGPLMLDGKQFHVPMATTEGCLVASTNRGCRAIALSGGCSSRVLADGMTRGPVVRLPTACRAVEVKAWLETEEGFRTTKDAFDHTSRFARLDKLSIGLAGRNLYIRFQSHTGDAMGMNMLTKGTEQALTRLQQQFPDLEVLAVSGNYCTDKKPSAMNWIQGRGKSAVCEATVPARVVREVLKTSTASLVELNINKNLVGSAMAGSIGGFNAHAANIVAAIYIACGQDPAQTVGSSNCITLMEQVGPKGDDLYISCTMPSIELGTVGGGTNLAPQQACLQMLGVQGASLTRPGDNARQLASVVCATVLAGELSLMSALAAGHLVQSHMTHNRSKINLPEMVPSPSEKL; translated from the exons ATGTTGAGCGGGGTGTTTAGGCTGCATGGCCTGGTGGTGGCGTCCCACCCCTGGGAGGTGATCGTGGGCACCATCGCTCTAACCGTCTGCCTCATGTCCATGAACAACCTGGTCACCAGCGACCAAATCTGCAGCTGGAGTCATGGCTGTCCCAAACTTCAGGAG AGAATTCTCAACAGTGACATCATCTTTCTAACGGTGACAAGATGCATGGCTATAGTCTACATCTATTTCCAGTTCCAGAACCTTCGCCAGCTAGGTTCTAAGTACATCCTTG GTATAGCGGGTCTATTCACAGTATTTTCCAGCTTTGTCTTCAGCACTGTGGTCATCCACTTCCTGGGGAAAGAGTTGACCGGCTTAAA TGAAGCTCTTCCATTCTTCCTGCTCCTCATTGACCTGTCTAAGGCCTGTGCCTTGGCCAAGTTTGCCCTTAGCTCAAACTCACAG gaggaggtgagggagaacaTCTCTCGGGGCATGGCTATCCTGGGACCTACCTTTACCCTTGATGCCTTAGTAGAGTGTCTAGTCATCGGAGTGGGCACCATGTCAGGAGTGCGTCAGCTTGAGATGATGTGTTGTTTTGGCTGCATGTCTGTCCTGGCCAACTACTTTGTCTTCATGACCTTCTTTCCTGCCTGCGTCTCCCTGGTCCTTGAG ctGTCCAGGGAGAACCGTGAGGGTCGTCCAGTCTGGCAGCTCAGTCACTTTGCACATGTTCTGGCTGAAGAGGAGGACAAAAAACCCAACCCTGTAACGCAGAGGGTTAAAATTATAATG TCTCTGGGTCTGGTTCTGGTCCATGCCCACAGTCGTCTGGCATCAGAGCAGCCTGGTCAGAACCGGACAGTGCATGGCTCCAGCGGTGTTCTGACTCTCAATGGCCCTATGTCCCAGAGGATGGAACAAGAGTACGCTGTCTGGCCACTCACCAG TATGGATCTGGAGCAGGTGATAACTCTGGGTCTGGCACTACTGCTGGCAGTGAAGTATGTCTTCTTTGAGCCACCTGAGACAgagttgtccctgtccttaaAGAGTCCCACTACGACCTCCATCTCCGCCCATGCACTGAGCAATCGGAGGCCAGAGGAATTCTGTCAAAGGGAACATGAACTCTCAAAACCGATACCCTGGACCAGCTGTAATCCAAACACTTGTCCTGGGTCTGACAGTGAGCCTGACTCTAACACGTTTCTCAAAGAAGAGAGAG ATGAAGTGATTCATCCCTCAATGGCCCCAATTTTAGGGGACATGtccccacctcccctctctaCCCCATCTCCAGACCCATGTACGCCTGTCCCGGATCCTTCATCACAGCCCCGCTCCATAGACCAGTGTCTATCCATTCTCAGAAACCCTGAG TTCGGAGCTAGTTTTCTTAGCAACGCTGAAGTGGTGGAGCTGGTGAAATCGCGGAACATCTTATCTTATAATCTGGAAGCTGTCATGGAAACACCTGAGAGGGGCGTGGCCATACGAAGAGAGATTCTATCACCCAAACTACCATCTTGCTCTGCACTGGCCAGTCTGCCCTACAAGGACTATGACTACACCAAG gTGCTTGGTACCTGCTGCGAAAACGTCATTGGCTACATTCCTGTGCCGGTGGGCGTGGCTGGTCCTCTCATGTTGGACGGGAAGCAGTTCCATGTTCCCATGGCAACGACGGAGGGCTGTCTCGTGGCCAGCACCAACAGAGGATGCCGGGCCATTGCT CTGAGTGGGGGCTGCAGCAGCAGGGTGCTAGCTGATGGGATGACACGGGGGCCGGTGGTGCGTCTGCCCACAGCATGCCGAGCCGTCGAGGTCAAGGCCTGGCTGGAGACCGAAGAAGGCTTCAGGACTACCAAGGACGCTTTCGACCACACCAGCAG GTTTGCTCGTCTGGACAAGTTGTCGATAGGTCTGGCAGGGAGGAACCTCTACATCCGTTTTCAGTCGCACACTGGAGACGCCATGGGCATGAACATGCTGACTAAG GGTACAGAGCAGGCGTTGACCAGGCTTCAGCAGCAGTTCCCTGACTTGGAGGTACTAGCAGTGAGTGGGAACTACTGCACCGATAAGAAACCTTCTGCTATGAACTGGATCCAGGGCCGGGGCAAGTCTGCTGTGTGTGAGGCCACTGTCCCTGCCAGGGTTGTCCGAGAG GTCCTGAAGACGAGTACAGCTTCCTTAGTGGAGTTGAACATCAATAAGAATCTAGTGGGCTCTGCCATGGCTGGTAGTATAGGAGGCTTCAACGCTCACGCTGCTAACATCGTAGCTGCCATCTATATCGCCTGTGGGCAG GACCCAGCCCAGACAGTAGGCAGCAGTAACTGTATAACTCTAATGGAGCAAGTGGGTCCTAAAGGAGATGATCTGTATATCAGCTGTACCATGCCCTCTATAGAACTGGGGACTGTTGGAGGGGGAACCAACCTGGCTCCACAACAGGCCTGTCTACAG atGCTGGGTGTACAGGGTGCCAGTCTAACGAGACCAGGGGATAATGCCCGTCAGTTGGCCAGCGTGGTCTGTGCAACGGTCCTGGCTGGAGAACTGTCTCTGATGTCTGCTCTTGCTGCCGGACACCTTGTACAAAGTCACATGACCCACAACAG ATCTAAAATCAACTTGCCTGAAATGGTGCCATCTCCTTCAGAGAAACTGTGA